One genomic region from bacterium encodes:
- a CDS encoding amphi-Trp domain-containing protein, giving the protein MKAKAKAKPQKQFDREIERNIRSKTFAKLLTRIATALNKNQSVRVAIKGSRIAVPKNAKLSVVHEKEGSSHELELQFSWKDIKK; this is encoded by the coding sequence ATGAAAGCTAAAGCCAAAGCAAAACCTCAAAAACAATTCGACCGTGAAATCGAGAGAAATATTAGAAGCAAAACATTTGCCAAGCTACTAACTCGTATCGCAACTGCATTAAATAAAAATCAATCAGTTAGAGTTGCCATCAAGGGTTCACGGATTGCGGTGCCAAAAAACGCCAAGCTTAGTGTCGTCCATGAAAAAGAAGGATCAAGCCATGAGCTTGAATTGCAGTTTAGTTGGAAGGATATAAAAAAGTAA
- the rplW gene encoding 50S ribosomal protein L23, whose product MSSVKDNPYAIVRRPVITEKTAHVSAHSCVVFEVHPDANKYEVKGAIEKIFDVKVKAVRLVNVLGKERRNEALKRDIRKKAYITLADGSALNVIEGL is encoded by the coding sequence ATGTCTAGCGTTAAAGACAATCCATACGCCATTGTGCGTCGCCCAGTGATTACTGAAAAAACAGCACACGTATCTGCGCATAGCTGCGTAGTTTTCGAAGTTCATCCAGATGCTAACAAGTACGAAGTTAAAGGTGCAATCGAAAAAATTTTCGACGTTAAGGTTAAAGCCGTGCGCCTCGTCAACGTGCTTGGCAAAGAACGACGCAATGAAGCACTCAAGCGCGACATTCGCAAAAAAGCATACATCACACTTGCCGATGGCAGTGCACTTAACGTTATTGAAGGTCTATAG
- the rplB gene encoding 50S ribosomal protein L2, which translates to MGLKSFRPVTPVLRFRTVADFSEITKDTPEKSLTSSKQRTNGRNSYGRVTVRFRGGGHKRRYRFIDFRRDKVGIPGRVAAIEYDPNRSARIALVHYADGEKRYIIAPIGLTVGQQILAGSDAEVKTGNALQLKDIPVGEMIHNVELQPGGGAKIARGAGTAAQLMAKLDAQYALVRLPSGEQKKILLTCRATIGTVSNPDHANVVWGKAGASRWRGRMPHNRGVSQNPVDHPHGGGEGKTSGGRHPVTPWGQPTKGFKTRNNKRTDSSIVRRRK; encoded by the coding sequence ATGGGTCTAAAATCGTTTCGACCAGTAACTCCAGTATTGCGCTTCAGAACTGTTGCTGATTTTTCTGAAATCACCAAAGATACTCCAGAAAAATCTCTTACAAGCTCAAAGCAGCGCACCAATGGACGTAATAGTTATGGACGCGTAACTGTGCGATTCCGCGGCGGTGGACACAAGCGCCGTTATCGTTTTATTGATTTCCGTCGTGATAAAGTCGGTATCCCAGGTCGTGTTGCCGCGATCGAATACGATCCAAATCGTAGCGCCCGTATCGCCCTTGTGCACTACGCTGATGGCGAAAAGCGCTATATCATTGCCCCAATTGGTTTAACTGTTGGTCAGCAAATCCTTGCTGGTAGTGATGCCGAAGTAAAAACTGGTAACGCACTTCAGCTTAAAGACATTCCTGTCGGTGAAATGATTCACAACGTTGAATTGCAACCTGGCGGTGGTGCTAAAATTGCTCGCGGAGCTGGAACAGCAGCGCAGTTGATGGCTAAGCTTGACGCGCAATATGCGCTTGTGCGCTTGCCTTCTGGTGAGCAGAAGAAAATCCTTTTAACTTGCCGTGCAACGATTGGCACAGTCAGTAACCCAGACCACGCAAACGTAGTCTGGGGTAAGGCTGGTGCTTCACGCTGGCGTGGGCGCATGCCGCATAACCGCGGTGTGTCTCAAAACCCAGTCGACCATCCGCACGGTGGTGGTGAAGGTAAGACATCTGGTGGACGCCATCCGGTAACTCCGTGGGGTCAGCCAACTAAAGGATTTAAGACACGTAATAATAAACGCACTGATAGTTCAATCGTGCGTAGACGTAAGTAG
- the rpsS gene encoding 30S ribosomal protein S19: MARSIKKGPFVDLHVMKWVERAKNGQHKGPIKTWSRRSTITPDMIGLTFAVHNGKKFNPVYVTENMVGHRLGEFSPTRIFIQHGGVKKVAATTTGKN, translated from the coding sequence GTGGCTCGTTCGATTAAGAAAGGACCATTTGTTGATTTACACGTGATGAAATGGGTGGAGCGTGCGAAGAATGGTCAGCACAAAGGACCAATTAAGACTTGGTCACGCCGCTCAACGATCACTCCTGATATGATTGGCTTAACTTTTGCTGTGCATAACGGCAAAAAATTTAATCCGGTTTACGTCACAGAAAATATGGTGGGACATCGCCTTGGAGAGTTCTCTCCGACGCGAATTTTCATCCAGCATGGTGGTGTGAAGAAGGTCGCTGCAACGACAACAGGTAAGAATTAA